The following are encoded in a window of Arthrobacter antioxidans genomic DNA:
- a CDS encoding M10 family metallopeptidase domain-containing protein has product MGAMDREWHHEGRDARMKAVQRSPSGRVPQWALDDAPGSPPTPPPWQTAAAYEEAPSNEQTPADERTPARRRAAPSRMRRRRFGTIAGLVLVAALYATPSVFDRFVLPAPLPDLPVALPNLEVPLPDLPVALPDLPPPLPPLPGADVPPRGVEANDVPLGTPPPAPSSTAFKLMDSPVEEQEWVAYDPCRPVHYVVRPDNAPAGSEGLVQEAVAEVSAATGLQFIDDGATTEAPSEERDLYQPELYGKTWVPVLITWTTPEEIPGLAGDIAGLGGSDYAQASGQPLVYVGGQVQLDASDAATALGYPDGRAYLKATIMHELAHVVGLDHVDDAGELMFSENVGRVSFGEGDLAGLALLGAGPCAPGL; this is encoded by the coding sequence CGCTCGACGACGCCCCCGGTTCGCCGCCCACTCCCCCGCCCTGGCAAACCGCAGCGGCCTACGAGGAAGCGCCGTCCAACGAGCAGACACCGGCCGATGAGCGAACACCGGCCCGGAGGCGCGCAGCGCCAAGCCGCATGCGACGACGACGATTCGGCACGATAGCGGGCCTGGTCCTGGTCGCCGCCCTGTACGCGACGCCGTCGGTGTTCGACCGCTTCGTCCTGCCCGCCCCACTGCCCGACCTGCCGGTCGCGCTGCCCAATCTGGAAGTCCCCTTGCCCGACCTACCGGTCGCGCTGCCCGATCTGCCGCCCCCCCTGCCACCCCTGCCCGGTGCCGACGTGCCGCCCCGCGGGGTCGAGGCAAACGACGTGCCGCTCGGGACGCCGCCGCCCGCACCGTCGTCGACGGCGTTCAAGCTGATGGACTCGCCCGTCGAGGAGCAGGAGTGGGTGGCCTACGACCCCTGCCGCCCTGTGCACTACGTCGTCAGGCCGGACAACGCCCCGGCCGGTTCGGAGGGACTGGTGCAGGAAGCCGTCGCTGAAGTGTCCGCCGCCACGGGCCTGCAGTTCATCGACGACGGCGCGACCACCGAGGCGCCCAGTGAGGAGCGCGACCTGTACCAGCCGGAGTTGTACGGGAAGACCTGGGTGCCGGTGTTGATCACCTGGACCACCCCTGAGGAGATCCCCGGACTCGCAGGAGACATCGCAGGACTCGGCGGCAGCGACTACGCCCAGGCGTCCGGGCAGCCGCTGGTCTACGTGGGCGGGCAGGTACAGCTCGATGCATCCGACGCCGCCACAGCCCTCGGCTACCCGGACGGGCGCGCGTATCTGAAGGCGACGATCATGCACGAGCTCGCGCACGTCGTCGGACTCGACCATGTGGATGACGCTGGCGAACTGATGTTCTCGGAGAACGTCGGCCGGGTCTCGTTCGGAGAGGGTGACCTCGCAGGCCTCGCGCTCCTCGGTGCCGGGCCCTGCGCGCCCGGACTCTGA